One Agelaius phoeniceus isolate bAgePho1 chromosome 7, bAgePho1.hap1, whole genome shotgun sequence DNA segment encodes these proteins:
- the SLC35F5 gene encoding solute carrier family 35 member F5, whose translation MVWVFIMNRMSSQSSSSAQRRRMALGIVILLLVDVIWVASSELTSYVFTRYNKPFFSTFAKTSMFVLYLLGFIVWKPWRQQCTRGFRGRHAAFFADAEGYFAACTTDTTVNSSLSEPLYVPVKFHDLPTEKNGSNSSDAEKTPKKPRVRFSNIMEIRQLPSSHALEAKLSRMSYPTVKEQESILKTVGKLTASQVAKISFFFCFVWFLANFSYQEALSDTQVAIVNILSSTSGLFTLILAAVFPSNSGDRFTLSKLLAVILSIGGVVLVNLSGSEKSAGKDTIGSIWSLVGAMLYAVYIVMIKRKVDREDKLDIPMFFGFVGLFNLLLLWPGFFLLHYTGFEAFEFPNKLIWMCIVINGLIGTVLSEFLWLWGCFLTSSLIGTLALSLTIPLSIIADMCMQKVQFSWLFFAGAVPVFFSFFIATLLCHYNNWDPVMVGIRRIFAFICRKHRIQRMPEESEQCESLIPMHSVSQDGDGCCS comes from the exons tATGTTTTTACAAGGTACAACAAACCCTTTTTCAGTACATTTGCAAAAACATCCATGTTTGTTCTATACCTCCTGGGATTTATTGTTTGGAAGCCATGGAGGCAACAGTGTACTCGTGGGTTTCGTGGAAGGCATGCAGCTTTT TTTGCAGATGCTGAAGGTTATTTTGCTGCTTGTACAACAGATACCACTGTGAACAGTTCTCTG AGTGAACCTTTATATGTTCCTGTAAAGTTTCATGATTTGCCAACTGAAAAAAATGGCAGTAATAGTAGTGATGCAGAGAAAA CACCCAAGAAGCCTCGTGTGAGGTTCAGTAACATCATGGAGATCCGGCAGCTGCCATCAAGCCATGCTTTGGAGGCAAAGCTGTCCCGCATGTCCTACCCAACAGTGAAGGAGCAGGAATCCATCTTAAAAACTGTGGGAAAGCTCACTGCAAGCCAAGTAGCAAAAAttagctttttcttttgcttcgtg tggTTCTTGGCAAATTTCTCATACCAAGAAGCTCTGTCAGATACCCAAGTTGCCATAGTTAATATCTTGTCATCAACATCTG GGCTTTTTACATTAATCTTAGCTGCAGTCTTTCCCAGCAACAGTGGAGATCGGTTTACCCTGTCCAAATTATTAGCTGTTATTTTAAG CATTGGTGGTGTGGTACTTGTTAACCTTTCTGGATCTGAAAAATCTGCTGGAAAAGATACAATAG gTTCCATTTGGTCTCTTGTAGGAGCAATGCTGTATGCTGTCTACATAGTCATGATAAAAAGGAAAGTAGATAGAGAAGATAAACTTGACATACCAATGTTCTTTG GTTTTGTAGGACTGTTTAATCTGTTGCTGCTGTGGCCAGGGTTCTTCCTGCTTCACTATACTGGGTTTGAAGCATTTGAGTTTCCTAATAAACTGATATGGATGTGCATTGTCATAAATGGCCTTATTGGAACAGTTTTGTCAGAGTTCCTCTGGCTGTG GGGCTGCTTTCTTACCTCATCACTGATAGGCACACTTGCCCTAAGCCTTACAATACCTCTGTCCATAATAGCTGACATGTGCATGCAAAAG GTGCAGTTTTCCTGGTTATTTTTTGCAGGAGCAGTacctgtatttttttcatttttcattgcaACTCTCTTGTGTCACTATAACAACTGGGATCCAGTGATGGTGGGAATCAGAAGAATTTTTGCCTTTATTTGTAGAAAACATCGAATTCAGAG AATGCCAGAAGAGAGTGAGCAGTGTGAAAGCCTCATCCCTATGCATAGTGTTTCACAGGATGGAGATGGCTGCTGTTCATAG